Sequence from the Mesotoga infera genome:
GAAAAGAAGAGGCGAGAAATATTTGAAAGAGACCTTAATAAAGAGATTCGATCCATTCACGAAGATTGGACTGTTGTTGACCCTTATTCTGGTATTCATGTTCCAGGGCAAGACGATTATCGATAATCCCCTACACATACTTCTAATTGCCATCCCTCTATTGCTTCAGACCTATCTCATCTTTTTCATTGGATACTTTGCGGTAAAAAAATTAAAGATAGACTATGCCGAGGCCGCGCCATCGACGTTTATCGGCGCGTCGAACTTCTTCGAGCTTTCGATAGCCGTTGCACTTATACTCTTTGGAATGAATTCCGGCGCAGCGCTGGCAACAGTAGTCGGTGTGCTCGTTGAAGTACCGGTAATGCTTTCACTGGTTGCAATAATGAAGAATCGGAAGGATGCATTTACTTTCTCAAGGAGCAGGGGGAGAATAAATGAAGACTCTCGCTAGGAATCTTGCCGACGTTATGAAGAGTCTTGCAGATGAGACAAATCTGAGACTTCTCGGTCTTATCAGGCTTCATGATGAACTATGTGTCTGTGAATTCGAGGATATGCTTGAACTACCGCAGCCGACAGTTTCAAGGCACCTAAAAACATTGGCCGATTCCGGGTTGATCCTGGTTAGGAAAGACGGCAGATGGAGATATTACAGCATGGCCGATTGCCCTGGATTTGTTGATGAGGTCATAGATATGGCCATAGAAGAGTTTAAAATCCAAAAACAAGAGAGACGCAGAAAGTGTGGTGAGGAATAATGAGATTGGCATTCTTTTCAGATATACACGGAAATCTTGAGGCTCTAGAAGCGGTACTGAAAGATATTGAAAGCCAAAACATCGACAGAAGCTATTGTCTTGGAGATCTAGTAGGTTACGGTCCTCAGCCGGACGAGGTTGTTCAAAGAATTCGTGAGTTGAAAATCCCTACAATAATGGGAAATTATGATGATGCAATAGGCAGCGAAAAGGAAAGCTGCGGCTGTGAATATAGTCCCGGCAGAGAAACTGAAGTCGGTGATGAGTCCATAAATTGGACCATAAAGAACACTTCAGCTGCAGCTAAGGAGTTTCTTCGTGCGCTGCCTCATACCCTAGAATTCGTAGAAGAGGGTGTGAAATTTCTTC
This genomic interval carries:
- a CDS encoding ArsR family transcriptional regulator, whose amino-acid sequence is MKTLARNLADVMKSLADETNLRLLGLIRLHDELCVCEFEDMLELPQPTVSRHLKTLADSGLILVRKDGRWRYYSMADCPGFVDEVIDMAIEEFKIQKQERRRKCGEE